AGGTTAAATATTAAGAgtaaatgataaattatattaGCAGAAGAGAATATCAGAATTTTACGAAATCTCAGATTTCCTTAAAGGCTTCCTCACAGGCAAGAAAATTCTAGatgctttctttccttaaaaagctaCATGGAATACTCAGCAGAAATCACTACCCATCTGTTCGGCTAACAGATACATACCCCGTGGCAATAACTCCACCATGTGGAAAAAATGTGCAGCAAAGACCATTGGTCATAGGAGCAAATGCAATTGGAGTTTTCAGTTCCAGGGCCCAGATCCTGAGGAGCCTGGAGGAAAAAGGGACGTGTCAGCAGACCTGGGGCCAGACCCCAAGGGTGATGCTACAAGCCCTTTTCAACACTTGCTCTGAGGCTGCGGAAAGAGGTTTCTCTTCGTTACCTGTCATCCGCTACCGTGGCGAGGTACAAGCCTTCGGGGGAGAAGCACACAGATCTCAGGGAGCTGATGTGGACATCGCTGTCATCCATGGGGGGGTTGAGCTGGGTGTGGCTGAGGAGGACACAGGACAGTAGGTGGGCCTGGAGTGATGGCTGCCCTCCACCCTCCGCCTTTCATCCCCAGGCAGGAGGCCAAAGTGCCATGGCCACGAAAAGGTTCCAGACACATCTCGTACCCCATGTGGAAAACCTGGGGATTTGCAGACTGGAAAAGACGACTGGAAACAAGCGCATTTCATACAGCTCCAGTGTCTCGTGGAGGGGGCTGAAGGATTACTAACATTCCCTGTGCTAATTTCCTTATGCAAAGTAGGTCAGCCCTCACTTTAATGCCACAGTACAAACTGAAAGTCTTTTTTAGGCTAAGATACATGATAATTATAGGACTACCTATTATTTGCTTCagaaaacaacagagacaaagggAAAAAGTAGACCAAGTTGGTGAGAACACGAAAATTCACTTTGGAAATAACAGTTTCAATAAGAGGATCATTCTGAACCTGTTACTACAGTTATtagtaaatggaaagaaagagtcACTGTGAGGTTTCATAATGCTGAATCCAAAGCAGTACAGAGAGCCTCCTATAGCTggagacttgaaggcactcgggGCTAATTTGAGAATTGACAATGAAACACTGCTGCACGCCAGTGCCTTAGAATAAGCACAGACACACTGTGTCCTGGACCAAGACAGGTTTCCCATCGATCACCCCACCGGGAAGCCGAAGCAGGGAGGCAGTCCTTACTGGAGTGACCGCAGCCGCTCGCCAGTGTAGGGGTCCCACATGATCACATTGGTATCGTAAGAAGCCGTGACGAGCAAGGCAGAGTCGGGGGAGAAGTCACAAGAGACCACGCTGCTTTGGTGGCCCTCCAGCTTCCGGATTAATGTGTAGGACCGCATGCTCCACAGGAAGACCTGTGGGAAGATCAGGTGCCTGGTCAGGACGGAAACAGCGCTCAGGACGTGAACAGTGAGGGGAAGGCACAGCCTTGCCTCTCCAGGCCGCACAGCCAGGGGAAGCTAAGTTCTCCAGCCCCTTTTCTATGTTTCTTCTAGAACATGTCATACTGGCCTAAATAAAGTGACAGGTCTGAATTCTTGAGGCACATAACCAACAGACATGCTCAAGGAGCTTACTTTAGGGGAGAATCAACCAACCGACCTCAGGAAGACGGCAGCCAACATGGCTCAGGGGAGGCTTCTGGGTTCTGCTGCTGAGCGCTCTTAGCAAATAGGGCAATGCATGCCGAAGACCTAAGCCAAGGGCTACCTCGTCCTTTCACTTGAAACCAAAACTAGGGGTCAGAGGTGAATTCCTGGTCACCCAACAGAGCCATCTGACACCCCCCCTCCGGTTTACAGGACCACAGAAATCTGCCCCACGGCTGTAGGTCTGACCTAGCTCCTTACTTGAAACCTTTCTGAGAGTCATTAaaagaagtattttcttttttttctttaagaaaactcTCACTTTCACATAGTTCCAAACCTCAAATCAATGATTAACCACCTGGGCTGTACCAAATAGTGGACTCTTAACTTTCCCAAGTCGGTCACAGCAAACAACAGCTCAATGTAGATATAAAACTCAAACAATCGGTTCCCAAACTGTTCCTGGGTTTCTAGTACTTTTGTTATAACAGACAGGATTTCAGGACAAAGTTCAACGAGTTACTGTACATTTTATGATTTGAATGGAAATCCTAATTAGGTGGATTCAAATTAGATGGTTCAAAGGAAATCTGGATCCACATGTGGGTTGCAACTTTTAAAATCGTAGACTCTGACggggaaagaaatttaaaaaacatggcTTTCCCATCTCGTGAAGGCAAACAGCCCTCCCATGACATGACGGGAAGTGATCTGCTTCCAAACACCTCCTCTCGTTTGGTTTGTGTCAAAGTGCAAATCAGAAAAGGAGGGGCCTCAGCCCGGCAGCGTGCCTCCCGCTGGGGCTGATTTGCAGGCGGCTTTGGAGGACACTGGCTCACTTACCCTCTCACGCACGAGGCCGCTTCAGGCCTCCATGTCTCCCTGAACCGAAGCGACAGAGCAAAGGGCACCCCAAGTTTGAGACTCACCGACTTCTCCCCAGCTGCAGAGCACAGCATGCTGCAGTCTGGCGAGATGGAGCAGCAGTAAACCCACTGCAGGTGGCCCGATAACACCTGAATCTGTTTACCTGTCAGAGAAATGGAGCACACGGTGAGCCGACTCCCAAGACCACAGAGCAGGAAGCCTGAAGCACCGGCGGTGgtgcctccccccagccccgcccactaTATCCAGTGGTTCGCTAGCAGCTGAGCCCACGGGCCCCTTTTTTAACGCAGAGAAAGAAATATGACAGGATTTGTCATTTAAATGCCTGAAATCCATTAACATGACGTTATAATGCCCAAGGGAAATCATTACCTACTGTTTCACCAAAATCCACAAGGTCAGTGGGACAAAGGCTGTCCACAGATCAGGTTTGATACATTCCTTTGATAGCAGAGAACATTCTTTTCAGGTCCCCCAACCACCTCAATTACTTTCAAGCATCCTTCCAAATTTGAGAGACTGTTTACCTTCAATTCTCTGTCGTTTACGCTCTGTAATGGTTTCCCCCTGGCCACAAGGATCCCACTctcaccctcctcccaccctcaccaGGATGTCCGGATGAGCAGTGGTGCAGCATAATTAGGGCCACATGCTCTGGAGGCAGGTAAACTCGgccttgaatcctggctccactgtTTACTCAGTGCATAACCCTAGGTCACTCACGTCATCTCTCCAGGTCTCCATCTGGGAAaaaactaaatgcccatcaacagaggaatggatgaataaaGGGTAGTATTCCACCTGTTAAGTCAGATGAAATTAAGGAACTAGATTTTCCATGGAGTACTgtctaataaaaaagaaaaaagcaaaatgcagaaaaaatgtgaagaatatgattccatttttgtgaAACAATGACCCCCAAATCCATAAATGTAAAAGTGagtgtctgggacttccctggtggcacagtggttaagaatccgcctgtcaatgcaggggacacaggttcgagccctggtccgggaagatctcacacaccacggagcaactaataagcccgtgcgccacaactactgagcctgtgctctagagcctgcgagccacatctactgagcccatgtgccagcgcgcctagagcccgggctctgcaacaagagacgccaccgcaatgagaagcctgcgcaccgtaacgaagagtagcccccgctcgcagcaactagagaaagcccgcacacagcaacaaagacccaatgcagccaaaaataaataaattaatattaaaaaaaaagtgagtgtCTGAATAGGATTATGCAAGTATAGAGAAAAGTATGGAAGGCAATATGGAAGGGTCTTATCTAGCATCGGTGACAGGACTGCAGGGGGATTCTAGAGGAATGCAAAGGAGGTGAGGATGAGAAAGTTTGGGGGGAGAAGCCCCAGAAAAGGGGGGAAGAATGTATATGGTCATACATATGCATTTAAGAAttcatgtgtatgtgtgggtatacagaaataaattttatgaaaGTCAGTCATGGTTTCTTCAGCTCTCAAGAAGCGTACCTGCTCCCCCGGGGTAGGTGTGAGTGAATCACtcaaggcagggtgggagggcagggcccCGTGCCCGGGGACACTACCTGAGTCCCCTCCTCTCCTTGAAAAGCCCTAGTGACTGGCCTCGTCCATTCTGCCCACTCTCAGTCCCCTTCCGCgagtcctccctccctgcctcagaTGGTGGCAAGGTGCCTGCGACGCTCATTAACAAAGGCGCTGCGCCTGAGCGCCCTCCCAGCCAGCAGGCGCACCTCCGACCGCACAGCCACAAGCTCCACCGCAGCGGGCAGACAGGGCCCAGGGCGCGCTGCGCGACTCGATGCCTGCAGAGGAGGACACCACAAGCACCTCCTTAGTTGGCTGACAAGCTATCAGGCTCGTTTCTGAGAGGGCAGGGACGGGGCCCCTCTCGTGGTGTGCAGAGCTGCGCAGTCACCGCTCGGACTCCGCATCATCAGGGACGAGGGGGCTCTTCATGAACCGCCCACGtccccatttcctccttccccctccctccacgcCTGCGAGGGAGAAATGGCCCGGCGACCaattccccttccctgtgtcaccTTCCCAGCTGAGGAGCAACACCAGAGATGTCTGGAATTCTTCGTCGGGCTGCTCCGGGATACAGTCCTGCTTAGAGCAGAACTGCACTAAAGCTgaccgccccctccccaccccaacctgAGAGGATTCTTCTAGACCTAGATTCCACTGTGCAAAGAAACTTTACTTCTAACAGCAAGTACCCAACATGGATGAATTCTtccagatcagtggttctcaacccaggGAGACTGTGGCCTTTATGTTGACACTGGgctatgtctggagacatttgtgGTTGTCGCCACTGGagaaggtgctactggcatctcatGGGTTAAGAGGGCAAGGATGCTGTCCACACCAGAATGCACAGGAAGGTCcgtaacaaagaattatccagcccaataTGTCAAGAGTGCCACAGCTGAGAAAACCTATTCTACACCATGTATTTTCGAGAGGGGTGAAAACTGGTTCTTGATGGCCAGAAAAATCTGACCTTTTTTATGTACAAAGCACAGATATGCATCCAGTACCTGAAGagatattcaatatatttttggtgtGAAAATCTCCCAGGTGGtgagggggctggggggtgactAGGAAAAACACGTCTAAAAAGTCTCCTTAGGAGGCAATAACagaaaaaaggttgagaaacactgttctGGATAAAATGACACTGGTCAAGTAGAGAGAGGAGCAAATACAGTATTTTCGGGCTGCCAAGTCATTCCGTCACCTCCATACCATGTTTATTCAGGTCCCAGATGCGAAGAGTCTTATCTCGGGATGCAGAAACCAAAATCAAACTGCCACTGGGTGTGAAGCTCAGATCTCTCACGACGTCTTGGTGGCCAGACAGATTCAAAAGCAGGAGCCCTAGCGTGAGAGAGAGGGGCACTCAATCAGGAGAAGAGGCAGCTCTGGTCTACAGGTCACAGCCACACCCCTCAGCCAACTGGCGGCCCCTCTGGTCCCTGATCGGAACGTGCACGAGAGCCCCCTGAGGCCTGATCCCAGCCAGAAATGACCTACCTGTCTGTACCTCCCAAATCTTGATCTGCCCATCGTTGAGCCCTGTAGCAAGGATCAGGCAAGAGACGTCTGGCACCTGGGGATGGTGGCGTGCCCAGAGCTTCCTGCTGGGTGGAGAAGGCCACGGGCTGAAGGCCAAGCCCCAGACAATCTGCCCACAGTCCAGCGTCTTCTCCTTTGGGCTGCCTCGcccttttgtatcatttttgctGCTTCGGCTTTTGGCTTCGAACCCTTTAGGGATGCTGGGGAAAGCAGAGAGTTCTTCATGAGTCTGAAATTGCCACCAAGTCAATTGACTTTTCATTCTGGGGTATCTAAGCCTTTGAAAGCCTAGAAACAAATAGGCCTCAGTGAATTCTAGTACGACCTTTcttcttgtgtttttctttagaaTTCGTGTAACAGAGACTTCACTGGCCGTGGCTCATCCCATCTGTGACAGCCCTGCAGTGGGGCGACCTGCCTTGTGGGATAACTAGATCACAGATGCTCCAGGGAGCCATTTGCTTCTTCAGAAAGTTCTCCTGGGTTTTGGTGCGTGGAAGGAAAGATGCACTCCATGTTTCTCATGAGAAAGAAAGCATGCTGTAGGTTTGGAACTAGGACAGAACTTAGAGCCTGAATAACCATCTGCCACTCTTCTGCCTCATACTCCCCTTATCTCTAGCTTACAAAGTCCCCAAGGAGCAGGAAAATAAACCCATTGTTCGGGCCAACAGTTTGCTTGGTACACGCTGATTTCCACCTTCACTCACTTTGCTCCGATCAATGAATGAGGCTCTTTCATTTACTTCTCGGATGGCACATCC
This genomic stretch from Eubalaena glacialis isolate mEubGla1 chromosome 15, mEubGla1.1.hap2.+ XY, whole genome shotgun sequence harbors:
- the WSB2 gene encoding WD repeat and SOCS box-containing protein 2 isoform X2, with amino-acid sequence MEAGEEPLLLAELKPGRPHQFDWKSSCETWSVAFSPDGSWFAWSQGHCIVKLIPWPLEEQFIPKGFEAKSRSSKNDTKGRGSPKEKTLDCGQIVWGLAFSPWPSPPSRKLWARHHPQVPDVSCLILATGLNDGQIKIWEVQTGLLLLNLSGHQDVVRDLSFTPSGSLILVSASRDKTLRIWDLNKHGKQIQVLSGHLQWVYCCSISPDCSMLCSAAGEKSVFLWSMRSYTLIRKLEGHQSSVVSCDFSPDSALLVTASYDTNVIMWDPYTGERLRSLHHTQLNPPMDDSDVHISSLRSVCFSPEGLYLATVADDRLLRIWALELKTPIAFAPMTNGLCCTFFPHGGVIATGTRDGHVQFWTAPRVLSSLKHLCRKALRSFLTTYQVLALPIPKKMKEFLTYRTF
- the WSB2 gene encoding WD repeat and SOCS box-containing protein 2 isoform X1, translated to MLSPAPEEPLLLAELKPGRPHQFDWKSSCETWSVAFSPDGSWFAWSQGHCIVKLIPWPLEEQFIPKGFEAKSRSSKNDTKGRGSPKEKTLDCGQIVWGLAFSPWPSPPSRKLWARHHPQVPDVSCLILATGLNDGQIKIWEVQTGLLLLNLSGHQDVVRDLSFTPSGSLILVSASRDKTLRIWDLNKHGKQIQVLSGHLQWVYCCSISPDCSMLCSAAGEKSVFLWSMRSYTLIRKLEGHQSSVVSCDFSPDSALLVTASYDTNVIMWDPYTGERLRSLHHTQLNPPMDDSDVHISSLRSVCFSPEGLYLATVADDRLLRIWALELKTPIAFAPMTNGLCCTFFPHGGVIATGTRDGHVQFWTAPRVLSSLKHLCRKALRSFLTTYQVLALPIPKKMKEFLTYRTF